A window of Mercenaria mercenaria strain notata chromosome 16, MADL_Memer_1, whole genome shotgun sequence contains these coding sequences:
- the LOC128549356 gene encoding uncharacterized protein LOC128549356, with protein sequence MQSIVDQNGLHGLLGERSRLPDHSALITTFYTAYSDNVGQLSSAGQETRRQKFKVRTVPDDFIDSELARVAIINCISRIECCRDSQSDIDGIYSDLCESIIAEMDMKLPKYQAPSTNKRHKIKKPYWNYTLSDLWNSLCKKEQEFLKCNGNYRVKTALRRDYMTARDLFDKTLRQTERSYKRTKAIEKETMTTNNPNEFWEKINKIGPRGDNTIPCEIIDDNGNVVRNEREVLDKWKRDFENLYNGTDNSEFDRLSVHYHQSKVHKLLIENNMNDPLYTSNILLNGNITFEEISKLVMNAKSRSACGFDEIPYFVLKCPPVIAILKELFQLIFDTGIIPTIWRKSIICPILKDASSDKRVPMNYRGISLLSCVSKLYTGFINKRLCPYLDENEILEDEQNEFRRNRSCEDHVFTLNGIIRNNSTVFTAFIDLRKCFDFIDIDMMLYKLLLNGIDGKLYTSIRNIYQQSSACVRVNNKLTDWCTCTTGVKQGDSASPAIISIFANDLVKEVNELGLGFDLDGRKLSTLLYADDIVCIAKTEEDLQRILDKLRDLCRRWRVLINTDKSKCIHFRRGRASATEKSFKIGDNVLELVDSYKYLCVMFHCKGDFTQNDDILSKSAGRALGKVIPRSLKEFGCKTFEKLYDSCVVPIMDYCSSVWGYRKFQCIDNVQHRAIRCYLGVHRFAPILAITGDMGWIPSNYRRWTNMIRY encoded by the coding sequence atgcAATCTATTGTCGATCAAAACGGATTACACGGTCTGCTGGGCGAACGATCAAGATTGCCGGATCACTCTGCACTTATCACAACATTCTATACAGCCTATTCGGATAATGTAGGCCAATTATCGTCTGCTGGTCAAGAGACCAGACGACAAAAATTTAAGGTGAGAACTGTGCCGGACGATTTCATAGATAGTGAACTCGCTCGGGTTGCTATTATAAACTGTATATCGCGGATTGAATGTTGCCGTGACTCACAGAGTGATATTGACGGAATTTATAGTGACTTGTGTGAATCAATTATTGCAGAAATGGATATGAAACTCCCGAAATATCAAGCCCCTTCTACAAACAAAAGACATAAAATTAAGAAACCATACTGGAACTATACATTATCAGACTTATGGAATTCCTTATGTAAGAAAGAGCAGGAGTTTCTAAAATGTAATGGAAATTATCGTGTGAAAACGGCATTAAGACGAGATTATATGACAGCTCGGGACCTATTTGATAAGACGTTACGTCAAACGGAACGTTCTTACAAAAGAACAAAAGCAATAGAAAAAGAAACTATGACAACTAATAACCCGAACGAGTTCTgggaaaaaataaacaagatcgGCCCAAGGGGGGATAATACTATACCGTGTGAGATTATAGATGACAATGGGAATGTAGTACGCAATGAGCGGGAAGTTTTGGACAAATGGAAGCGAGactttgaaaatttatacaatggtACAGACAACAGTGAATTTGATAGACTAAGTGTGCATTATCATCAATCTAAAGTTCATAAATTGCTTATTGAAAACAATATGAATGATCCGCTCTATACATCGAATATATTGCTGAACGGAAATATTACGTTTGAGGAAATAAGCAAACTTGTTATGAATGCAAAATCTCGTTCTGCGTGTGGATTTGATGAAATTCCGTATTTTGTGTTGAAGTGTCCACCAGTTATCGCCATTCTGAAAGAACTGTTTCAGTTAATATTCGATACAGGTATCATTCCTACAATTTGGCGAAAGTCTATAATTTGTCCTATCTTAAAGGATGCATCATCAGACAAGAGAGTACCCATGAACTACAGGGGTATTAGTTTGTTGTCCTGTGTGAGTAAACTTTATACTGGATTTATCAATAAAAGACTGTGTCCGTATCTGGACGAAAACGAAATACTAGAAGATGAACAAAATGAATTTCGAAGAAACAGGTCTTGCGAAGACCACGTGTTCACTTTGAATGGGATAATACGTAACAATTCCACTGTGTTCACGGCATTTATCGACCTACGTAAATGCTTTGACTTTATCGATATAGACATGATGCTGTACAAATTATTGCTAAATGGAATTGACGGGAAGCTGTATACTTCTATCAGAAATATATACCAGCAATCTAGTGCGTGCGTTCGTGTGAATAATAAGCTAACAGACTGGTGTACATGTACCACAGGGGTGAAGCAAGGAGATTCGGCGTCGCCGGCCATCATTTCAATATTCGCGAATGACCTAGTGAAGGAGGTCAATGAACTTGGTCTTGGGTTCGACCTTGATGGTAGAAAGCTTTCAACATTGTTATATGCCGATGATATAGTTTGTATCGCAAAGACAGAGGAAGACCTGCAGCGCATTCTAGACAAGTTACGTGACTTGTGTAGACGATGGCGCGTACTAATCAATACTGATAAatctaaatgtattcattttCGTCGAGGTCGCGCTTCGGCTACAGAGAAGTCATTCAAAATTGGTGATAATGTTCTAGAACTCGTCGATAGTTACAAATACctttgtgtgatgtttcattgcAAGGGCGATTTTACTCAGAATGATGACATTCTTTCTAAAAGTGCGGGAAGGGCTCTTGGAAAAGTCATACCACGATCACTAAAGGAATTCGGCTGTAAAACCTTTGAAAAACTTTATGATTCATGTGTTGTGCCAATCATGGATTATTGTTCGAGCGTGTGGGGATACAGGAAGTTCCAGTGCATAGACAATGTTCAACATCGGGCGATACGCTGCTACTTAGGAGTACACAGGTTTGCTCCTATATTGGCTATAACTGGAGACATGGGCTGGATACCTTCAAATTACAGACGTTGGACTAATATGATACGTTATTAG